A stretch of DNA from Candidatus Deferrimicrobium sp.:
CGTTCCCCGCACGCTCTCCGGGAGGAACGCCGCGGATTCGCTTCGACAGGCGGTCGAACCAAAGGTAAATGACCGGGGTGGTATACAGCGTGAGCACCTGGCTGAAGATGAGCCCACCCACGATGGAGATGCCGAGCGGACGCCGAAGCTCCGATCCCACCCCGCGCCCCAGCGCCAGCGGCAACGCGCCCA
This window harbors:
- a CDS encoding efflux RND transporter permease subunit; the encoded protein is KNAIMMIDFALEAERKEGKGPAEAIYEACLLRFRPIMMTTMAALLGALPLALGRGVGSELRRPLGISIVGGLIFSQVLTLYTTPVIYLWFDRLSKRIRGVPPGERAGNGDKDPEA